Proteins from a single region of Carassius carassius chromosome 25, fCarCar2.1, whole genome shotgun sequence:
- the LOC132104526 gene encoding ras-related protein Rab-39B-like: MTAARPPLLSSPLLSSPLLLHTLSVNTALSLSLCLELCTRHAMDALWQYQFRIILLGDSTVGKSSLLKRFTDGVYSDVADPTVGVDFYARSLDIEPGVKIKLQIWDTAGQERFRSITTSYYRNSVGGLLVFDLTNRKTFDHIREWHREVSEHILPHHMIYILIGHKSDLNRDRKVTRDEAEQLAAELGIRYVETSAKCNSNVERAFELLSRDIYELMKMGEISTREGWDGVKSGLIPKVLYPAEEEAEREKSCNC, translated from the exons ATGACTGCAGCAcgtcctcctctcctctcctctcctctcctctcctctcctctcctcctccacaCACTCAGTGTAAACACCGCTTTGTCTCTGAGCCTGTGTCTGGAGCTCTGCACTCGCCATGCCATGGATGCTTTATGGCAATACCAGTTCAGGATCATTTTACTGGGGGACTCGACGGTGGGCAAATCATCTCTGCTCAAGAGGTTCACGGATGGCGTCTACAGCGACGTCGCGGACCCCACGGTCGGCGTGGACTTCTACGCCCGCTCTCTAGACATCGAGCCCGGGGTTAAAATCAAGCTACAGATATGGGACACAGCCGGACAGGAGAGATTCAG GTCCATCACCACTTCCTACTATCGCAACTCTGTGGGCGGCCTCTTAGTCTTCGACCTGACGAACAGGAAGACTTTCGATCACATACGGGAATGGCACCGAGAGGTCAGCGAGCACATCCTGCCTCATCACATGATCTACATCCTAATCGGCCACAAGAGCGACCTGAACCGCGACCGCAAGGTGACACGGGACGAGGCCGAGCAGCTGGCGGCCGAACTCGGCATCCGCTACGTGGAGACTTCAGCCAAGTGCAACAGCAACGTGGAGCGTGCTTTCGAGCTGCTCTCACGGGACATCTATGAGCTGATGAAGATGGGCGAGATCTCCACACGTGAAGGCTGGGACGGGGTCAAGAGCGGCCTCATCCCGAAAGTTCTGTACCCCGCCGAGGAGGAAGCAGAACGAGAAAAGAGCTGCAACTGCTGA